A window of Microcystis aeruginosa FD4 contains these coding sequences:
- the murI gene encoding glutamate racemase produces MRESQFSPIGVFDSGVGGLTVLRELYRQLPQESILYFADTARLPYGTRSKGEIIEFVLEILTWMSERRVKMVIMACNTSSALALEEVQAEFKDLPILGVILPGAKTAVQKGKRIGVISTPATAKSNAYKLAIQEIDPTAQVWQIPCPEFVPLIEANRIFDPYTTQVAREYLQPLLAENIDTLVYGCTHYRHLSPVLRRLLPSSVRLVDPAAAVVRAAEKELELLGLKNPETPLPTNFAVSGDPNTFARLSRQWLGFSPTVEKVYLPVPVL; encoded by the coding sequence ATGAGAGAATCACAATTTAGTCCGATTGGTGTGTTTGATAGTGGTGTGGGTGGACTGACCGTTTTAAGGGAGTTGTATCGACAACTGCCCCAAGAATCGATTCTCTATTTCGCTGATACCGCTAGACTTCCCTACGGAACCCGTTCTAAAGGGGAAATTATCGAATTTGTCCTGGAAATTCTCACTTGGATGAGCGAGCGCCGGGTGAAAATGGTGATTATGGCCTGTAATACCAGTTCCGCCTTGGCTTTAGAAGAAGTACAGGCCGAATTTAAAGATTTACCAATTTTAGGGGTAATTTTACCCGGTGCCAAAACTGCCGTTCAAAAAGGAAAGCGCATTGGGGTGATTTCTACCCCCGCTACGGCTAAAAGTAATGCCTATAAACTGGCGATTCAAGAAATCGATCCTACTGCCCAAGTTTGGCAAATTCCCTGTCCTGAATTTGTCCCCTTGATCGAAGCTAACCGCATTTTTGACCCCTACACCACACAAGTGGCTAGGGAATATCTTCAGCCTTTACTAGCAGAAAATATTGATACTCTGGTCTATGGTTGTACCCATTATCGCCATCTTTCCCCGGTTTTACGTCGTCTTTTACCTAGTTCCGTGCGCTTGGTAGATCCCGCCGCTGCCGTTGTGCGAGCGGCGGAAAAAGAGCTAGAATTATTAGGTCTAAAAAATCCCGAAACACCCCTACCTACTAACTTCGCAGTTAGCGGTGATCCTAACACTTTTGCCCGTTTATCTCGTCAATGGCTAGGGTTTTCTCCTACGGTAGAAAAGGTTTATTTGCCCGTCCCCGTTTTATAG
- a CDS encoding N-acetylmuramoyl-L-alanine amidase, with protein MRFHWLFLSALTWLLVAAPAWAGKLVFWRFDTNENRLVFTTDNRVQPRAQMITNPTRIVIDLPGIKLGQPNINRPIGNIVRSVRIGQFDAETTRLVIELAPGYTVDPQQVKIRGISPTQWTVELPEPQPISEQTEPPVTPAPTPTPNQGSTRPTPPPPVSQTDNNDDFQVTRNGLFVRLEQNGDERSIRSQRSRDGKKIEFELPGATLPGSLTGQTIPVNRYGVGDIQFSQTANQRAKISLSVNKDSPDWQALYSRFGGLVLLPRGGLGSVDNISSPPPTRATNPNPRPNNPPPKTPSNSASNNNRLATISSIDLTGNNDRLLIRADLPLKANGTVNRDGVYELRIENAKLAESFRGPRFGRNSPIYQLRVRQESANRVLILVQTAAGFQLGQLNQSDSQTLALELLSSPNSSPVSSPVSQVPDSTTIPVPLPPNTGQFNPPPRPSNPTPNPPRQGNSRFLVVIDPGHGGKDPGAIGIGGLQEKNVILPISLEVTRILQQQGIDVRLTRDSDFFVTLQGRTDLANQIDADLFVSIHANSMGKARPDVNGLEVYYFGDRRLSDTIHRNIVRSVDMRDRGVRRARFYVLRTSKMPSTLVEVGFVTGAEDAAKLANANFQRQMASAIARGIIEYIQRNLR; from the coding sequence GTGAGATTTCATTGGTTATTCCTAAGCGCATTAACTTGGTTGCTGGTGGCGGCCCCTGCTTGGGCGGGCAAGCTCGTCTTTTGGCGATTCGACACCAATGAGAATCGTCTGGTGTTCACCACCGACAATCGAGTGCAACCGCGAGCGCAAATGATCACTAACCCCACCAGGATCGTGATCGATCTGCCCGGGATCAAATTAGGGCAACCCAATATCAACCGGCCCATTGGCAATATCGTCAGAAGTGTCCGTATCGGTCAATTTGATGCGGAAACTACCCGTTTAGTGATTGAATTGGCCCCCGGCTACACCGTCGATCCTCAACAGGTAAAAATTCGCGGAATTTCGCCCACCCAATGGACAGTGGAACTGCCAGAACCCCAACCGATTAGTGAGCAAACAGAACCCCCCGTCACCCCCGCTCCCACACCTACCCCCAACCAAGGTTCCACCCGTCCCACTCCCCCACCTCCAGTTAGCCAGACGGACAACAACGATGATTTTCAGGTAACTCGCAATGGTCTTTTTGTCCGTTTAGAGCAAAATGGTGATGAGCGATCGATCCGCAGTCAACGCAGCCGCGACGGCAAAAAAATCGAATTTGAATTACCCGGGGCCACTTTACCCGGTAGTCTCACCGGTCAAACTATCCCCGTCAATCGCTATGGGGTCGGCGATATTCAATTCAGTCAGACGGCCAATCAACGGGCCAAGATTTCCCTAAGCGTTAATAAAGATAGTCCCGATTGGCAAGCTCTCTATAGTCGTTTTGGTGGCTTGGTTTTACTGCCTAGGGGTGGTCTGGGTTCTGTGGATAATATCTCCTCTCCCCCCCCCACTAGGGCCACGAATCCCAATCCTCGCCCCAACAATCCCCCCCCGAAAACTCCCAGTAATTCCGCTTCTAACAATAATCGTTTGGCTACGATCTCCTCGATCGATCTGACGGGCAATAACGATCGCCTCTTAATTCGCGCGGATTTACCCCTGAAAGCTAACGGCACTGTTAACCGGGATGGTGTCTATGAACTACGCATCGAAAATGCTAAGTTAGCCGAGTCTTTTCGTGGTCCGCGCTTCGGTCGCAATAGTCCTATCTATCAATTGCGGGTACGTCAGGAAAGCGCCAATAGGGTGCTGATTTTGGTACAGACCGCGGCAGGATTTCAACTAGGTCAACTCAATCAATCGGACAGTCAAACCCTAGCCCTAGAATTGCTTTCCTCCCCCAATTCTAGCCCCGTTTCTAGCCCCGTTTCTCAGGTTCCTGACTCCACTACTATCCCTGTTCCCTTACCCCCGAATACGGGGCAATTTAACCCACCTCCGCGCCCCTCTAACCCCACTCCTAATCCCCCCCGACAAGGCAATAGCCGCTTTCTAGTGGTCATAGATCCAGGCCACGGTGGTAAGGATCCGGGAGCGATCGGAATTGGTGGCCTTCAGGAAAAAAACGTAATTCTGCCCATTTCCCTAGAAGTTACCCGCATCCTGCAACAACAGGGCATCGATGTGCGTCTAACTAGAGATAGCGACTTTTTTGTCACCCTGCAAGGTCGCACGGATCTGGCTAACCAGATCGATGCCGACCTGTTTGTCAGTATCCACGCTAACTCCATGGGGAAAGCACGACCGGATGTCAACGGATTGGAAGTTTATTACTTCGGCGATCGCCGTTTGTCGGATACCATCCATCGCAATATTGTCCGCAGTGTCGATATGCGCGATCGGGGGGTGCGTCGGGCGCGTTTCTATGTGCTGAGAACCTCGAAAATGCCCTCCACCCTCGTGGAAGTGGGTTTCGTTACCGGCGCTGAGGATGCTGCTAAATTAGCCAATGCCAACTTTCAAAGACAAATGGCATCGGCGATCGCAAGGGGGATTATTGAATATATTCAACGAAATCTCCGTTAA
- a CDS encoding cation:proton antiporter — translation MILQPFLSSAWSPHLPLLASAATAETADSALVLAGVLLSLTVIYFACKLGGEICVRFNLPPVLGELVGGVIIGVSALKLLVFPEGGAGFEDSLLIHFLESTSPLTPEQSPAVFSAASGVISVLSELGVIILLFEIGLESDLQELIRVGPQAAVVAVVGVTVPFLVGTLGLIYIFHLATIPAIFAGAALTATSIGITAKVLAEIGQLSAKEGQIIIGAAVLDDILGIIVLAIVASLVKTGEVQISKVIYLVISSSAFVIGAILIGRFLSPFYVQLVNSMKTRGQLLLVSLIFAFILAYIAQVIQLEAILGSFAAGLVLGETEKRSELAAQVFPIADLFVPIFFVCVGAKTDLSVLNPAIPTNREGLVLAAFLIVVAILGKVVTGLAVFSQEKLNRLAIGVGMIPRGEVGLVFAGVGAASGALSPATDAAIIMMVILTTFIAPPLLRLVFKEPTASPQSVSSEQ, via the coding sequence ATGATACTACAGCCTTTCCTTTCTTCCGCTTGGAGTCCTCATCTTCCCCTGTTAGCCTCGGCAGCTACAGCCGAAACTGCCGATAGTGCCTTAGTTTTAGCCGGAGTGCTGCTGAGTTTGACCGTTATTTATTTCGCCTGTAAACTGGGGGGGGAAATATGCGTCCGATTCAACTTGCCTCCCGTGTTAGGAGAATTAGTCGGTGGCGTGATTATCGGTGTTTCTGCCCTAAAATTACTGGTTTTTCCCGAAGGTGGTGCGGGATTCGAGGATTCTCTTCTCATTCATTTCCTAGAATCCACTTCACCCCTCACCCCAGAGCAATCTCCCGCCGTTTTTAGTGCTGCCAGTGGGGTGATTTCCGTCCTCTCGGAATTGGGGGTAATTATCCTCCTCTTCGAGATTGGTTTAGAATCAGACTTGCAGGAATTAATTCGCGTCGGTCCACAGGCAGCCGTCGTCGCAGTGGTGGGGGTAACAGTTCCCTTTTTGGTGGGTACTTTGGGTTTAATCTATATTTTCCATCTGGCCACCATTCCCGCTATTTTTGCCGGGGCAGCTTTAACCGCTACCAGTATCGGCATTACCGCCAAGGTTTTAGCAGAAATAGGGCAGTTATCGGCGAAAGAAGGTCAAATTATCATCGGGGCAGCGGTTCTCGATGATATTCTCGGTATTATAGTTCTCGCTATCGTTGCTTCTTTGGTGAAGACCGGAGAAGTGCAGATTAGCAAAGTAATTTATCTAGTTATTAGTTCTAGCGCTTTTGTGATCGGGGCGATCCTGATCGGTCGTTTTTTAAGCCCCTTTTACGTTCAATTAGTTAATAGCATGAAAACTAGGGGACAATTGCTCTTAGTTTCCCTGATTTTTGCTTTTATTCTTGCCTATATTGCCCAAGTTATCCAATTAGAAGCGATTCTCGGTTCCTTTGCCGCGGGCCTAGTCCTAGGGGAAACGGAAAAGCGCTCGGAATTGGCAGCACAAGTGTTCCCGATCGCCGATTTATTTGTACCGATATTTTTCGTCTGTGTGGGGGCAAAAACCGATTTAAGTGTCCTTAATCCCGCTATTCCCACTAATCGAGAAGGATTAGTCTTGGCCGCTTTCCTAATTGTCGTCGCTATTTTGGGTAAAGTGGTGACGGGGTTAGCCGTTTTCAGTCAGGAAAAACTCAATCGCTTGGCGATCGGAGTTGGCATGATTCCTCGGGGTGAAGTGGGTTTAGTCTTTGCTGGAGTCGGGGCTGCTAGTGGCGCTTTATCCCCCGCTACCGATGCGGCCATTATTATGATGGTGATCTTGACTACCTTTATCGCTCCGCCCCTGTTAAGGTTAGTATTTAAAGAACCTACCGCCAGTCCTCAATCAGTGAGCAGTGAGCAGTGA